DNA sequence from the Mauremys mutica isolate MM-2020 ecotype Southern chromosome 9, ASM2049712v1, whole genome shotgun sequence genome:
CACTCAAGCACCCTGCTAAGTAAGTTTTTTGttaccattttatagatggggaaatggaggcatggAGTGGTTAATGACCAGCTGAAAGTCACAGCTGAGCTGGGATTAGAAACCAGGAGTTCTCACCTCCCAGCCTTGTGTTCAGTCCACTACATTTTGCTGCTCTTCCTTGTCTGATATTTCTGTACAACAATTACATATTCATAACTATCTGGCTTTGAAATTCCCATTTCTGAAATGAACATTAGAAAGCTCTTACTATTGGGGCTGAATGAATCGTGCCTGCCCAGCTAAAGAGCAGACACTAAAGTGGATTTAGCCTCTGGTGACTGGTTATCTGGGGCCCAGATTCTCTGTGTCCGGCACATGACCTCTCTTGGTCTCTTGTATGCAGGCAATGGCTCCACCAAGTGAGGCAAGAATAAACGGTTACCCCCTGATTCACCAGTAGGATCCAGGCTGAGCTGGTCTCAGCTACGAGTCACCTACTCAAGTTCTATAGTCAGTAGGAGATGTGCTGAGTATTGGTGTCAACTGGAGGCTGCTTTTAGAGAATGGAACCATGCTGATTTCCTAGCAACCATCTCTGGAGCACACACTTGCAAGATGTGCATTCACAGTCCTGCAATGGATAGGCAGAGTACCCTCAGTTCAGTGCTCAGAGGAAATCTAGGAAGGCAGGCACTGTGATTATGATTACCCTGTCCATTCCCTTCCTTGATAGAACATGCCTGCCCCCTTGTGTTCATATACGAGAAGTGACTCATTTTCCTTTCGTTGTATTGCATCAGTATTCTAATCTGGGACCAGCTCATTCCTTCTAGTCTATATGCTGGATGGAGGAAAGCTGCTTAGAATATTGTTTCTTCTTACTGAATTTTCATGTATGTAAACTAGGCCAGTAAGTAGCCTGTGGGAGTGCAATGTGACTACTGGCCTGCTGGGAAGACCCCCATTTATCTGGAGTGAGTTACACCTAATCTtcggggggaaaaaatcacatgTATCCAAGAGAACActccccatcccatcctccaCCTGCGCACAGATCACTCCCATGACCTCAGACCACATTTCTGTCAAACGCTTTGAGCAAACATCTTAAGGTTTTTAAAGCAGATCTCAAAACTGCCTCTGCTATCTGTTGGCAGAATATTGGCCCCCTCCCCCGGAAATCCTCAGCAGTAGAGTCAGCCTGATCGCCCAGAGCAGTCCTGagcttccccagcacaccccACTCACCCTCCTTGGTCTTTCTCCTGCACAAGATGACAGCGACGACAACAAAAACCACAGCCACACAGAGCACAACGATCAGGATGATGAGATAGAAGGGCAGGCCAGTCCTCCGGTGGCCTAGATCAAAACAGCATAAGCTGAGGTTTCAAGCAAGGAAGCAGTTCTGCTTTGTAATGAATAAAAACAGACAAACCACGATGATGGACCTTTCCCTTGGGAGCTGAATGTACTGACTGAGGCCTAGGTTATTATGTGGTTTTTCTTTGTGTCCCTTCCTCATACTGAGTCAGCCAGCTGGGACAAAGGGGCTCAGAGCAGAGGTAGTGGTTCAGTCAACTCTATTGTCTCACAGCTGGAGTTCCTGCACTGGCCTCTTGCTGCGATATTGGGGTCCATTGTGGTTCATGGTCAGCATCTCCATTCAGAGATGAAAGGAAGCCCCAGCTGACTGAGAAAGtaggagctgtgcagagcagaaCTGTGCAAAACGTTCACATCCAAACATCAAGCCACATGAAACTCATCTGGTTTGGGGTCTCATTAAAACTCTAGTTTCAGCTCATTTCATCCAAAGAGTCACCACGGTTCACAGACATTTTGAGACACGCTGGGATTTGTCTCAAAAATCACAATATCTACCGTTTCACTGAAAAACTAGGTAAATCATGACAGTTACAGCCGACTTTAACTTTGAGATTTTCAGTACATTTGAATCCTGAAACTCAAAGCAAACATCAGGATTCGGACAAACCCACAAGGACCGGAAGCTGGGAAGGAGgtgaacacaagaacagccatactgggtcagaccaaaggtccatccagctcagtatcctgtctactgacagtggcccatgccaggtgtcccagagggagtgaacctaacaggtaataatgatcaagtgatctctctcctgccatccatctccaccctctgacaaacagaggctagggacaccaagaaggatttggacctgctgcctctgcctagccttgggctgcccctctgcaaccctagGACGCTtcttggcctttaacaaggcctgcagcctgggggttttccaggctggagctccccagctcctctggccttttcccagccctgctccactttaggtaccctgctcagttcccagcagccaggcccatccctctcaacagctagagagagactgtctcttgGCTTCTGGCCCACAACTCTCTTATAAGGGtcagctgggccctcattaagccagccacagctgtggtcagcgACTCACTCAGCTTCTCACAGCGGTTCTCACTCTcttaccctgctgcagcccctctccagggctgctttcacCCTTCCAAAGCCAGACCAGGGTGATCACCCCGCTACACCCTGCGACAAAATCTCCTGCCAGGTGTCAGCATAGGAGCTCCAGCTTGACTCTTTGACCTCCCTGCCCGCTGCTTGAAAGGTCTCCCCTTACCCGCTGTCACTTCATGCGTTTCTGGAACTCGCACCTCACTCCCAGGTGCCAAGGCTGTGGTGATCAGCTCTGCAAATCGAGCCAGGTTCAGGTGATCATAATGGTTTACGAGTCATTCAGCATCGGAAAGAAATCTGATTCTGGCCTATGAAGCAGCTGCAGGACTGGAGGGCATTTCCCTATTTAGCCTAATAAGCCAGTGAAACAAACCCTTTAgagccagtgctgcccaggtacCTGCCAGGGTGACCATCCCTTCTGAATAGAAAATGAAAGGCCCTGCTGTGATACCTTTGAGCCCCCCAAACCACTGGGGTGACAGGGGCATGATTAACGCCTCTGATTAACTTCTGCTGTACCAAATGGAGCTAAGGAAATCCATAGCTCCCCTGGGCATGTCCCCAAGTGTTAGAATGGCTGCGATCCCATGGAGACTGTAATCAAGTAGTCCAGCAGCATGAGACCACGTCTCCCAAGGAGCAAGGGAGAGAGGAGCTGGAAGTTACCTAGGGCAGCAGAGGTCATTTCCAGCAAGCCACATGCCTCAGCAGCCTACAGACCATCTGCTAAAAACTGGCTGCAAATGAGTGGACATGTCACAGAGTCAATTCATCCTCTATATCATTCACATACAACCACAATGAAAATATCACTTCATGTCCAGTTTCCAAGCTGCTTCCGATTCCGTGCTGAGCAGGCCTCACCTCTTTCTGAGACAGGCTTGGCCGTGGTGTTCGCCTTGTTCTCAGAGCTGGGTACTGTGGTTGCTGGTTTTGTGAGGTCTGTGAGAGAAATGACCACACATCAGATTCTGCTGCTCCTTCAATTTACAAATTGGATAAATACAAAATCTTCAGGGGGAAGTTGGAAGCCTCCCATAATGCACTTTATTGTGCAATTCTATATCACTGGAGGGTGCATGACATTTCTCTGACCCCAGCCAGTGAGCTGAGTGATCCTAAAGCATGCAGATTGACAGCCATTGTTGTTTTAACCTAGCAAGTGTCACTATAAATGTCTCATCCTTTTTAAAACCCTCTAAGCCATTTGCCTCATTATCatcctgcagctgggagcatctCAGAGACCACCAAGCACTAGTTTGGGGCACTTACCCCTCACAGTCAGCTGCACTGCGTCACTCTGCTGCATGACTTGTGAGCTTACTCTGTTTTCTGCTTCACAGTAATATTTCCCCGTGTCAGACGTTCGCAGCAAATCAAACATGAGTACGGCGTGATTGCTCACAAGCACTGTGTTTCCTCCTGGCTCTCCCTTGAACCATCGGTAGGTGATGGGTGGGGACCCATTGGCAGAGCAGGTCAGGCTTGTTCTAGCCCCTTTTGGTACAGTGAATCCCAGATTGCCTGCTCTGATGATGGGTTTAGTCACTGCAACTGAAAGACAGAGGGAAAGGGATTTGGGTCAGTAGCTAAGAACTCCAAAGCATTCATCACCACACAATTTTGACAGGGTTCCATGCCCCCTTTTCTGTTTTATGTCCTACCTCCAATCTCACATTTGGACCAGTATGTTTTTGGAGCAGTcagccattttgaattttttttttatggggaacattagtgtgtgtgtgtgttttaacatGTTAAGGTTAGAAGAAAATAGGGTTTATTTACACATTcttagagaaaaataattttataggCATTTTAAGTGGATTATCACCAAGtgataaagaaaggaaaaatgttAGAAAAGAGAgagttttaaaactgaaaaaaagagaTATGTTAACAGGTCTTTTTAGAGAAAATAATTATGCATTTTTTGAAAGAAAGGtattatattaatttaaaaagaaaatattgtttaTGTACTCATATTATTTTGCCATAAAGTCTGAAAAATAACTCTGTGCCTTTTGAAATAAAGAACAGAACATGCATTTTTGGAGAAAATAAACAAGACACCAAGTGAGAGAGAACAGCTAAGAAAAGCAAAAGCATCTTAGCCTGTTACAGAAAAAGGAAAtataaagggagagagaaagatgtAAAgcatgggtgggcaaactttttggcccgagggccacatttggGTATGGAAATCGTGTGGCGGGCCACGAATActcatggttcccggccaatgggagctgtgggggcggcacttgggggaggggcagtgtgtgaagccccctggctgcccctatgcataggagccagggGGGCACATGCTgcggcttccaggagccatgtggagccacaGCACgtgtggagcagggcaagccctggaccccgcTCCCTGTCAGGAGATCGAGGGGCAGATTAAAATGTATGAAGGGCTAGATgcggcccccgggccgtagtttgcccacctctgatgtaAAGCATCAAGAAGGCCTCTGTCACTGAGCACAtggcagagagaagagaaaacCATCCAACTCCTGCAGCTACCTCTAGACAAATGCCAACAATTCTtggggacaaggtgggtgaggtaatatcttttaatggatcCACTTCTGTTactgagacaagcttttgagctacacagatctGGTTCCTTGAAATACGTGTTAACTACTCATGCTACGCAATCTATTCCACCTTGTGTTTAGTTGTGACATTCTGAGTTAATTTCACAGACCTGAAGATGTTTACAGGCTAAGAGACTTGCTTTTTTTGGTTGATCTCTCTCACTTTGTGTTTTGTTCATCTTCTCTAATATACATGCTCTATTCTTTATTTCAAAAGACATACAATTATTTTTCACACTTTTTTCCAAAGTAACTTAAATGCATAAACAATATTTTTTCCTAAAAACTAATATTTAATACCTTTATTTCTAAAATTGCATACAATATTCTTTCTCTGAAAAGATTTCAACATAtttaagtatcagaagggtagccatgttagtctggatctgtaaaagcagcaaagcgtcctgtggcaccttatagactaacagacgtattggagcatgagctttcgtgggtgaatacccacttagtcagatgaatgacgaagtgggtattcacccacgaaagctcatgctccaatacgtctgttagtctataaggtgccacaggactctgtcaacATATTTAAGAGACGTTTCTCTTTTTTGCAATTTTAAAACTCTCTCTTTTTGGACACTTTTCCTTTCTTTATCACTTTGCCATAATCCATGTTATTTTGTAAATTACctaaaaatgtttataaaattaTGTTTCTTTAAAAGTGTCTAAAATACCTATTTTCTTCTAACCTTAacatgtaaacacacacacacaaacaacccTAAGGTTCCccatgacctttttttttttcttcaaaattgcCAACTGTGCCAAAGGTGTACGTGTCCGAATATGAGACTGGGACAGAACGTAAAACAAAAGAGGGGCATGGAAACTTGTCAGAATTATATGGTGACAAATGCTATAGAGTTCTTAACTATGTAGGTCTGAATTATCCcaacactggggggaggggagggtaatTTGATCTGGGCGTTTATAATACATTTGGAGGACAGTATGAGGCCAGATCTGGATTTCATGTCTGTTCAGATGCAGGGTTCAGGCCTTTCTCCAGACTGAAGTTATTCATTGCCTGCTCACGTCCTGCTTAGTTCATGGCTGCCTGGTGACCGCTTTGCTCCAGCTATGCTAGTGCAATATGGCTGCCAGGAATACCCCAGCACAGAAGGCTCTCTTTGGCAGATGCTGAGCCATCTCTCTGCCCATTTGTATTTGCTCACCGCCCATGGAAGGAGTTGTGATGAATCTGCTAAGCAGGGAACTACCCATTCCCAtcaaccacctccccaccacacttCATCTTCCACAGGCCAGgtaggaggagggggcaggaattCTGTTGAAAGAACTGGCCAAGGAAGTTATCTGGTCCTTCTGCAGAAGGGGTGATGGCATGGCCAGTAGCAGCAGGGAAGCCTGAGGCCAAGGGAAATGCCAAGGAACTATGTACAGAGCAGGCTGCACAGAAACCGGGAGATCACATGTGGAACAGGGGGTGACTGCTGGACATTGCAGCCGGAGCAGGTCTGTGTAGGACAGGACTTATGGGGCAGCAACCAAGTCAGGGCAGAAAGCTGGTGCCGAGGGGCCGCAATGAGACACACACCACCAACTGATCATGACCTGGAAACCTGCAAGCTTTTGTTTGGTTTGACCAGAAGGCTGGACTAGAGAGAACAACCCAGGCAGTAGACCTGAGGAGTCCTAACCCTCGAtttgattcccctcccccacctcctgcaacCATAAGAACAGCCTCACTTTGAGTTAGAACTGGTTAAGCCTTAGTATCTAGAGTATTTTCAAACTTTCCCTTTCTTGCCGGTACCCACCAGGGCAAGTTCCTAAAAGGCCTAGCCACTGAAGTGCCTTCAGAGCTTGCCCCAGCATCACAGTACACCTGGCATGCTACTAACACCTTCATGTTCCACAGTACTGAACAGCTACACCCATCAGAGTTTTCCTGGGGATGCTGTTGCTGGGGATGATCTGGAGTGGGGAGAGAGTATAGCTGGGGTCTGCACCATCACAGGCATGAATTCCATCCTCTGGCTTGTTTCACCCGCATTAGGGTGGGGCTAGTgccagttagggttgccaactttctactcagaCAAaatcgaacacccttgccctgcctctgccccacttccgaggccctgcccatggccttccccttccctgaggccctgcctccactcactccatcccctttcCTTCTGTTGAtcgctcttcccaccctcactcctcaCCGGACTgcctcagggggctggggtgagggagggggtgagggctccagctggggttgcCGGCtccagtgtggggccagggatgagggatttggggtgcaggagggggctccaggctgggggatggaGCCAAGGGGTTTGAAGTCAGGTAGGGGGCTCccggctgaggcagggggttggggcgtgggaggaggtatgggctctgggctgagggtgcaggttctggggtgtggccagaaatgaggggttcagggcatAGGCATCGACTTCTGCTTGCGCCGGTAGGTGCTCGACCCCCCCtctacccccagccctgccctgactccgcccctgccccgcctcttcccgctcctgtccgcccccattccaaccccttccccaaagttcccatcccaactctgccccttccctgctcctaTTCCGACTCCTTcctcaaatccctgccccagccccacctcctcccctggctgcaccacattcccgctcctcccccatccctcctggagcttgctgtgctgccaaacagctgtttggcactggcaagtgctgggaggtaggtggaggagtggggatgcggcacactcaggagaggaggtgaaggaggaggtgaggtggggtcagagagtggggaggggagcttggctgccggtgggtgccccGGAGCACACAgcgagttggcgcctatggttcagggtgtgggagggggctccgggctggggtagggggttggggtaccgGGCGGCGGGGAGTTGGGCTCCGGCTGAGGGTGCAGCctctgatgtggggctggggatgagagatttggggtacaagagggggctccgggctggggggtttggagtgcaggagggggctctgggctggggtaggaggttgggctgtgggggggggtgagggctccagctggaggtgtgggctctggggtggggtaggggatgaggggtttgggatgcaggagggtgctccaggctggactCTAGGGGgttggagagcgggagggggaatcaggtctggggctggggcaggggcctgggagggggtcaggggacagTCAGTGgcctgccaggatccctttttgaccgggtgttctGGTAAAAAACTGGGCACCTGGTCGCCATAGCTGCCAGTGCAGTGAGGAAGAAGTATGGAGCTCGAGAATCCATTGGAAATGCTGGCCCCAACCCTGTGGATGTGAGGAGTCAGTGTGGCATGGAAGCCCTTCTGCATAATCCCATCCCCACCAGATCTGCAGCCAGCTCAGTCAAGTGCTTTATGACTGACAAATGCTACATAGGTGCAAGGGTTTATTACTTGATTTACCTTTAACAACCTTAATTGTAGTGGTTCTCTCCTTGGTTAGCAAGCTGTTGTTCTGGGCTCTCCAGGTGACTTTGCAAGTGTAGTGTCCACTGTCTGTTATTTCAAGCTTCTCAATTTCAAGAGAGACATCCCCTGGACTGTATTTTGGGACGCTGACCCTACCTCTGTACCGTGACAACATGATGTGATCGCCAGAGCTATCCCTTCGAAAGACGGTAGCAGGGCTTTGATCTCGGACCAGGGTCCAAATGACTGTTTGCTGCACAAAGTCCTGGGAAGGCCCGTAGATACATGGCAAAGTGATGGAACTTTTCCATGTCCCTTCAGTGTCGTGGGTGCCAGTCAGTTCCAGGATGGCTGCAGAAAGCAGGAAATGAGGGATGGAAATAAAAGAGGAAACAGTATCAGCAACACCAAACCATGCTGGATGCACCACCAGGTTGAGCTCACCAAGCCACAGACAGTCACTCCTGACAACCATTTTATATGTGCTGTTTGTTATTACCATCTGAATCCAGGACTGTCAGTCATACCATTGACTGCATCCAGGGGCCTGAACAATCCTTCCAGCTCCCtggttatttttgttgctcttctctgaactctctcccaTTTTCAATACCTTTCTGCTAAGGAAATGTAATAGATCTGAATATAACATCCCAGCTGTGCTGACCACAAGTCCACAGAAAGGAGCACCATTACCTCCTTTTCCCAGGATTGTGGTTACATATTCATATTACCTCTAAGTACATGGTTGTTTTGGATCTTTCAGCTCCAAGGAGTTCCTTCGTTTTCTGATTGGATCTGGTGCCCCAATACTCTACCATGCGCGTTCCTTTCAAGCATGACTAGCCACTGCTTCTCCCACCCTTTCATGCACACCTGTCCATCAGAtatgggaggaaggaggggaaaaaatcatcccCACTGCTCTAATGCCTTTAAtatatttagggccaaattctgcatttaGTTACACCAAGGGAAATCCAGACTGTAGTAGGTTTACTctgcatttacaccagtataCCTGAGATGAGAACCTGCCCTGTTGTCTCAATATTCAATCTGGAACTTGGAAAACAGAGATGGAAAGTTTCCCAACTCTTAAAGTTTCCACTGGAGTATTTCCATTTATTTCTCAAATATTGTCCAGAGTCTTGCAGTAGTTTTCCTTGAATATTGTGAAATTATCAACTGCTATGAATGTATTTTGTATTCTCTCAGCATTGGCTTTTTAAAATCCTAATGTCCACTGTCTAAGGCATTAAAGGCATAGAAGCCATCTGTGTTGTGCAAACAAAGTACCAAATAGACACAATgcaccagattctcagctggtataaatctgtGTAGCCCTATGAGACAAATGACTCGACTGAGATCaatgaagctacactgatttacaacagctcaggatctggcaTTTTAATACATGCAGCAGAGGACTGTGAATACCCATGTCTAGGAATCAGTTCTGGAGAATTATTGGAAAAACTAGAACAATGAGCAGAAGCAAGATTAAAAGGGAGAGTCTTGGTTGTAATCTAGACCAGGGCAATGTCACTGAGAGCCATTATCAAGCTCTTGGTACTAAACAGTTCTTTGGCCTGCATTATGTGAAAGTTGGTGGTGGGTCTCTGCCAACTCCTTATCATAGGTGACCACATCCCCATCATTGCCATGCCAATTAGCACTTCTTGCCCACTTGCTGGCAGTCTCCCCAGAGAGGCCAAAATTGAACAACTCACAGAGAGCGGATTCCCCTCTCATCTTACAAGTCACAGATGTACCAGACCAACCGACATGACGGGGAGTATTCACGAAGTTTGGGCTGCAGGACGTGGGTCCTCTACCAGTTATAACAAACCTCAGACATGCCGAC
Encoded proteins:
- the VSIG4 gene encoding V-set and immunoglobulin domain-containing protein 4 isoform X6, with protein sequence MLSRYRGRVSVPKYSPGDVSLEIEKLEITDSGHYTCKVTWRAQNNSLLTKERTTTIKVVKVAVTKPIIRAGNLGFTVPKGARTSLTCSANGSPPITYRWFKGEPGGNTVLVSNHAVLMFDLLRTSDTGKYYCEAENRVSSQVMQQSDAVQLTVRDLTKPATTVPSSENKANTTAKPVSERELITTALAPGSEVRVPETHEVTAGHRRTGLPFYLIILIVVLCVAVVFVVVAVILCRRKTKEDNPYEVTYQNTRNDTRRQTCSGVNDKCKYEEGKPTVKNNFMTQPVKENEYETISIKETNECKSLVNAMESEYEVGDVQ
- the VSIG4 gene encoding V-set and immunoglobulin domain-containing protein 4 isoform X3, whose translation is MEKLMWLVALVNSFIFCNAILELTGTHDTEGTWKSSITLPCIYGPSQDFVQQTVIWTLVRDQSPATVFRRDSSGDHIMLSRYRGRVSVPKYSPGDVSLEIEKLEITDSGHYTCKVTWRAQNNSLLTKERTTTIKVVKVAVTKPIIRAGNLGFTVPKGARTSLTCSANGSPPITYRWFKGEPGGNTVLVSNHAVLMFDLLRTSDTGKYYCEAENRVSSQVMQQSDAVQLTVRDLTKPATTVPSSENKANTTAKPVSERELITTALAPGSEVRVPETHEVTAGHRRTGLPFYLIILIVVLCVAVVFVVVAVILCRRKTKEDNPYEVTYQNTRNDTRRQTCSGVNDKCKYEEGKPTVKNNFMTQPVKENEYETISIKETNECKSLVNAMESEYEVGDVQ
- the VSIG4 gene encoding V-set and immunoglobulin domain-containing protein 4 isoform X5, which encodes MEKLMWLVALVNSFIFCNAILELTGTHDTEGTWKSSITLPCIYGPSQDFVQQTVIWTLVRDQSPATVFRRDSSGDHIMLSRYRGRVSVPKYSPGDVSLEIEKLEITDSGHYTCKVTWRAQNNSLLTKERTTTIKVVKVAVTKPIIRAGNLGFTVPKGARTSLTCSANGSPPITYRWFKGEPGGNTVLVSNHAVLMFDLLRTSDTGKYYCEAENRVSSQVMQQSDAVQLTVRDLTKPATTVPSSENKANTTAKPVSERGHRRTGLPFYLIILIVVLCVAVVFVVVAVILCRRKTKEDNPYEVTYQNTRNDTRRQTCSGVNDKCKYEEGKPTVKNNFMTQPVKENEYETISIKETNECKSLVNAMESEYEVGDVQ
- the VSIG4 gene encoding V-set and immunoglobulin domain-containing protein 4 isoform X1 yields the protein MVITNSTYKMVVRSDCLWLGELNLVVHPAWFGVADTVSSFISIPHFLLSAAILELTGTHDTEGTWKSSITLPCIYGPSQDFVQQTVIWTLVRDQSPATVFRRDSSGDHIMLSRYRGRVSVPKYSPGDVSLEIEKLEITDSGHYTCKVTWRAQNNSLLTKERTTTIKVVKVAVTKPIIRAGNLGFTVPKGARTSLTCSANGSPPITYRWFKGEPGGNTVLVSNHAVLMFDLLRTSDTGKYYCEAENRVSSQVMQQSDAVQLTVRDLTKPATTVPSSENKANTTAKPVSERELITTALAPGSEVRVPETHEVTAGHRRTGLPFYLIILIVVLCVAVVFVVVAVILCRRKTKEDNPYEVTYQNTRNDTRRQTCSGVNDKCKYEEGKPTVKNNFMTQPVKENEYETISIKETNECKSLVNAMESEYEVGDVQ
- the VSIG4 gene encoding V-set and immunoglobulin domain-containing protein 4 isoform X2; the protein is MVITNSTYKMVVRSDCLWLGELNLVVHPAWFGVADTVSSFISIPHFLLSAAILELTGTHDTEGTWKSSITLPCIYGPSQDFVQQTVIWTLVRDQSPATVFRRDSSGDHIMLSRYRGRVSVPKYSPGDVSLEIEKLEITDSGHYTCKVTWRAQNNSLLTKERTTTIKVVKVAVTKPIIRAGNLGFTVPKGARTSLTCSANGSPPITYRWFKGEPGGNTVLVSNHAVLMFDLLRTSDTGKYYCEAENRVSSQVMQQSDAVQLTVRDLTKPATTVPSSENKANTTAKPVSERGHRRTGLPFYLIILIVVLCVAVVFVVVAVILCRRKTKEDNPYEVTYQNTRNDTRRQTCSGVNDKCKYEEGKPTVKNNFMTQPVKENEYETISIKETNECKSLVNAMESEYEVGDVQ